The genomic segment AGCAAGTTTTTACTCATCAATTGAAAATTAACACACAGAATCTTCAACATAAAATACGGGGAACACCTCTTCCATTGCTTGGGTGGGGGTGCAATTATTTGGTCATGGGTCGGGGCGGATCAACTTTTGGAGGAAgggtatttttaattaaatggtTAATTTTAGCTGAATTGGGATTTCCGTCCACTTAAGGGTACAAATGTACACTTTATTAacgggaggggtatatttgaccacTTTCGCTAACGGAGGGAAAAATTAactaataaactaaagtagaggggtatatttgaccctttttccaaTTTGAAATGTAGCTAAATCCACTTTGCAATTAAGGCATGTTTGTTCAGAAGGAAGTGCCATTGGCCAGCCATTTTTTAGTAAggggattcaaaatataaataagtaaattCTGGAAGAAGCTAAAGGGATTCAACCTCCActgtacataaaaaaaaaaattgaccttgTATATACAGTATAATTTTTCGACAAACAGAAAGTTTGGTCCCCTTATGCCCCTAGCTCCGCCTGTTGGaagattattattgtttattaaTGGTTAAGCTAGCTAGCAGTTCAGAGAATTTTGGtagaattttctaaaaattgagTAGTGGATGGATCTCGCCTAGCAGTTTAGAGCTTTTGGTAGAATTTATAAATGAAGTTGGAATAAATGTGTGGTAAATCATTGCTCCCCATATGGCAGATACAGAAAGAGGTTAAAGTTAGACTAGAAGTGATGCAAACAACAAAGAAGGCTCAGAAAAGTCAATACTTGGTTGAAGAAATTGTGTAGCTTAAGTGTTAGGTTTCCTTTCTTGTCACAGTACGATAGAGTGTAAATAggatttggtttggttgttggatAGCTGGAGGCCTGAGGGCACAACTACTGTGTTGTAGCCTTTAGGTGCTCGTTTTTGGTGTAATAATTTGGATGTCTATGGTAATATATTCACATTTgttaccaaaaaagaaaaaaaagaaaaaaaaaagaaaaaaacaccgGCCAAGAGTTATCATTATAAACagcatttatttattatgtgcTAGCCTTTACACAGACAAATCAACTTGGAAAACAAATCACATATACAATTTGACTTTATCCTGATGGACtattatcatagttaatccccCAATCAGTAATGTAAAATTGTAATATTACactgaataacaacataatgagcGGCCAAATCAAAGTGAATAGTCTCAAAAGTTGCATATCCACGAGCAATTCTAAATTTTCCTGTACCACCAACCACAGCCACTTCTCTTACTCTCTCAAACTGAGGACTAGCACCTTGTATTTCCAAAGTACTCCCTTTATATTCTTCATTAGTGAAAATAATTGATATTAGCACATGAGAAATTTTGCCATCCAATGCAGAAGTAACATATATGCCCTGTGCTCTAGCAATTTCTGCCGAGTTCTTATCAAAGGCTTCTGTTATTGGATCATCAGTAACAAACACTGAACCAAATTTAGCAAAACTTAGGGGACCATCTTGATGGCCTGTTATTTGTAGCACTGTGGCATTTGGTCCACCGGACCAATCTTGAAAATAGAGTGTCatgtttgtttctttaatttggCCTAGTTCAGCCTTTGAGGTTATGAAAATTGTTAGAAGCAAAATGAGGGATAGCTTGATTGAATTTGATGCCATGGACAAGATCTTGGGTTTGTTACTCTTGATTCTTTGGGTTTTCTGTGCTttgatttttggtgaaattgaTAGGTATTTATGCAATTGGGGGCgtgggggggtgggggcggGGTGGGGGTGTGTTTAGGTTTCAAGAACAAGAAATTTGGAGTATTTTATAttctatttgtttttgtttttttggtaactaacgATCTTTATTAAGTACCAGAATAAACATTACAAATTTAGCTCAGCTATCACAGCCAGCTAAGGTCTAAAGTCAACACAACTACACTTAAGTAATTTTATATTCTATTTGTTTCAATTTACGCAAAACTATTTTCTTTTAGCAAAAAGTATGACCCtttcaatatttgaaaataagataCCACAActtaaatatttcattttacaCTTAATGAAAAACATTTATAGGCACACAAATATTATGCTATGTTTAAACTATAAGTTTCAAAACTCTTATAGTCTGCACAAATAATGTGGTGACATGTTCAAaactaaaattttcaaatatgttcacataaattgaaacggaccGAGTATTTTATTCCAACTTTGAGAAGGTTGTGAGAGTACATGATCATAGTCTGGAAACTTCTAACTTAAAGATTATGTGTTAACATCTCAATGATAATAACTAAGAAAGCAAGTGACAATATAGAAGGGTCGGTTGGCTAGATATGATGcgcattttcttttttttacacAGTTTCTTGTAGTCAGCGAAAAGACCTATATAGCTTCGATACTCTCTTTTGTTTTTAAGTTGGAAATCCTGTTAGAAGCGCTATTCTTGGTGCAATTTAAATTGCATAGTATCACTTTAAAATGCATATAAATTGTTAGATGCAACCTACTGGAATTGATAGTAATTTAATTTCCGTATTCATTCAACATAAAGGCACAAACGGTAGGATCTAGTAGAACTACTGACGTTAGCCACCCGAACTTTCACTTGTTGGTAGAGccgaatccccacattgtaatcccctccccatttcccctttccctaccccctatgtaataaaaacaatttttaaaaaaaaggcaCAAACAGCGATGGTACAGTTGTTCCGAGCAAATGGCTTTGGTTTTGGAAGATTCGACCCTTAGTTCCTTAGTCACAAATCGATCGATTTTTTAGTAGGTGAAATGACTCTTCAAATTAATGAGTTTTTGTCTATCGAATGTCCAAttcattaattaaatttttataacgtactgtattttccttttttctttcgaCAAATAAGCTAGTAGTCATtgacttttttcaaaattttcttcaaacctcTCTAAATAAATAGTCTTTTTTGTGCAATTCTAAACGTGAAGCAAGTCTACATATCTTATGATTTTCCCACAAAACGCAACATGACATAAGGGAGTAGTCATCAGATTCGTTTATGGGTACGTTATAAGGGTGTGAGCTAGCAAGAATTTGGTATGAGTAGAGGTGTCAAATGAGCGGGTTGGGCTGAAATTGGGCTCATTAAAAAAGGGTTGAGGTAACAAATGGGTTGCGCTAATAATGGTCCAAAAGTTACTTGGACTGAAATGAGTTGGGCTGAAATGAGCTAAAAAAAGGCTGAGTCATGACCCGCCCAACTTGACCTAGTTTTTTTTAAGTGtatattttcttggaaaacattttcaaggaaaatatttttcatggagAATAATTTCGCGGAAATattttcgtgaaaaatattttcacagAATATTTcctaaaaaatgtttttcatggaaaatattttccacatATATCAAACACCTCAAACTTATGAGATACATGATACAAGAAAgtgaatacatagaaaaaaataaagtaaatctcaagtaataaactcaaattaaagtaaatttgaaaaatgagtTAGAATTGGGCTAGTATTGAACTAAGTAGGAGATCGCTTTAAAAATTTTGTCTGAGCAGATTGTCcctcttttggggtggtctttaatttttgtctttcgcttaaaaaggtggctGAAAATACCCCGAGATTCTGAGTTAGAACCCCCGcttagtcaaaaaaaatttgcaaagccttgccttgcgaatttttttcatttttagacTAAAccggggttcgaacctagaatCTCGGAGTATTtaaggcgaaggacaaaaattaaagaccagcaatttgagggacaaaattaaagaccatccccaaCGAAGGGCAATCATGCAAATTGCCCTAGCTTTAAAATGGATTATGTTGGATTGGGCTAAAATCAATCCAATATGAATTTGTCTTGAGTCCAACCCATAAATTTTGTGCGAGTTAATC from the Lycium ferocissimum isolate CSIRO_LF1 chromosome 11, AGI_CSIRO_Lferr_CH_V1, whole genome shotgun sequence genome contains:
- the LOC132036783 gene encoding dirigent protein 1-like — its product is MASNSIKLSLILLLTIFITSKAELGQIKETNMTLYFQDWSGGPNATVLQITGHQDGPLSFAKFGSVFVTDDPITEAFDKNSAEIARAQGIYVTSALDGKISHVLISIIFTNEEYKGSTLEIQGASPQFERVREVAVVGGTGKFRIARGYATFETIHFDLAAHYVVIQCNITILHY